The proteins below are encoded in one region of Arthrobacter sp. CJ23:
- a CDS encoding Gfo/Idh/MocA family protein, whose amino-acid sequence MSKTGPVGVGIIGAGVISKQYLDNLTTFPDVKVHVIADLFEEAAAARAAEYGIAAWGGVDAALDHPDVEIIVNLTIPAAHVEVATRAVRAGKHVWSEKPFALDRSSGTQLLKEAEAAGMRLGCAPDTFLGAGLQTARRLIEAGRIGRPLTGLTLFQVPGPESWHPNPAFLFQNGAGPLFDMGPYYLTALIQTFGSIRRVAALGSKSRETRVIGSGPKAGEEFDVEVPTHVGALIEFESGQQAQSIFSFESPLPRAGFVEITGTEATISLPDPNMFDGDIRIRASGTEDWETVPCAGSTAGRGQGVLDMARAIRENRPHRAPGELAFHVLDALVAIDESLKTGTFCTVESSVPTTPALPESWDPAASTLS is encoded by the coding sequence ATGAGCAAGACCGGGCCCGTCGGCGTCGGGATCATCGGCGCCGGCGTCATCAGCAAGCAGTACCTGGACAACCTGACCACCTTCCCGGATGTGAAGGTCCACGTCATCGCGGACCTCTTCGAAGAGGCCGCCGCGGCCCGCGCTGCCGAGTACGGCATCGCCGCCTGGGGCGGTGTGGACGCCGCCCTGGACCACCCCGACGTCGAGATCATCGTCAACCTGACCATCCCGGCGGCCCACGTGGAGGTCGCCACCCGCGCGGTCCGCGCCGGCAAGCACGTCTGGAGCGAGAAGCCCTTTGCCCTGGACCGCAGCAGCGGCACGCAGCTGCTCAAGGAGGCCGAAGCCGCCGGGATGCGGCTCGGCTGCGCCCCGGACACCTTCCTCGGCGCCGGGCTGCAGACCGCCCGGCGCCTGATCGAGGCCGGACGGATCGGCCGCCCGCTCACCGGCCTGACGCTCTTCCAGGTTCCCGGCCCCGAATCCTGGCACCCCAACCCTGCCTTCCTGTTCCAGAACGGCGCAGGCCCGCTGTTCGACATGGGCCCCTACTACCTCACCGCCCTGATCCAGACGTTCGGCTCCATCCGCCGGGTCGCCGCCCTCGGCTCGAAGTCGCGCGAAACCCGGGTCATCGGTTCCGGCCCCAAGGCCGGCGAGGAGTTCGACGTCGAGGTCCCCACCCATGTGGGCGCGCTCATCGAATTCGAAAGCGGCCAGCAGGCACAGAGCATCTTCAGCTTCGAATCCCCCCTGCCGCGGGCCGGGTTCGTGGAAATCACCGGCACCGAGGCCACGATTTCCCTGCCGGACCCCAACATGTTCGACGGCGACATCCGCATCCGTGCCAGCGGCACCGAGGACTGGGAAACGGTCCCCTGCGCCGGCTCCACCGCCGGCCGCGGCCAGGGCGTGTTGGACATGGCCCGCGCCATCCGCGAGAACCGCCCCCACCGCGCACCCGGTGAGCTGGCCTTCCACGTTCTGGACGCCCTCGTGGCAATCGATGAATCACTGAAGACCGGCACCTTCTGCACCGTGGAAAGTTCCGTACCCACCACGCCCGCCCTGCCCGAGAGCTGGGATCCAGCCGCCTCCACCCTCAGCTAG
- a CDS encoding helix-turn-helix domain-containing protein, producing the protein MIDDVQWQRIIGTLTSQVPELSENFLGRILADPAYSASVLTMEDLRSSSQQTFKAMLDSLGKGGTETAGLDAIAADLGARRAKQGVPLESLVRAIRTDFSVLWEALSAPSLGINPGLLVRRTELVWRTVDAFAARVQECYRAELEDIERANADLQHQYLTQLLAPAEPSPSDIERIAGALRVGLGAEFLVAAISRDDSLKVQRRLPLKTRREQSTFSYDLGHHTLIIQQRVQANRKDLSFDESALFDGVAAAVAPFAYGFARVRPAASAALEIMRDLPMGSVGVFFLRDRWESIARHRLTQLGCDPGQLVHPYLRRCTPVERERILETVNDFLGTGSLVETAARLKCHRNTIVNRLTAFEKYTGLDLQRPRDAAAALLALHGS; encoded by the coding sequence TTGATCGACGACGTGCAATGGCAGCGGATCATCGGAACGTTGACCAGCCAGGTGCCTGAACTCTCGGAGAACTTCCTGGGGCGGATTCTTGCGGACCCGGCCTATTCGGCGTCGGTGCTGACCATGGAGGATCTGCGCAGCAGCAGCCAGCAGACGTTCAAGGCGATGCTGGACTCACTGGGCAAGGGCGGCACGGAGACTGCTGGCCTCGACGCCATTGCCGCCGATCTGGGTGCCCGGCGCGCGAAGCAGGGAGTGCCGCTGGAAAGCCTGGTGCGGGCCATCAGGACCGACTTTTCTGTTCTGTGGGAGGCGTTGTCGGCGCCCTCGCTGGGCATCAACCCGGGACTCCTGGTGCGGCGGACCGAACTGGTGTGGCGCACCGTGGACGCTTTCGCCGCACGAGTCCAGGAATGCTACCGGGCCGAACTCGAGGACATCGAGAGGGCCAATGCCGACCTGCAGCACCAGTACCTCACCCAACTGCTGGCACCCGCGGAACCATCGCCGTCGGACATTGAACGCATCGCCGGTGCGCTGCGCGTCGGACTGGGCGCGGAGTTCCTCGTGGCGGCCATCAGCCGGGATGACAGCCTCAAGGTCCAGCGGCGCCTCCCGCTCAAGACCCGGCGGGAGCAGTCGACCTTCAGCTACGACCTGGGCCACCACACGCTGATCATCCAGCAGCGCGTCCAGGCCAACCGCAAGGACCTCAGCTTTGACGAGAGTGCACTGTTCGACGGCGTGGCGGCCGCCGTCGCGCCGTTTGCGTACGGTTTCGCGAGGGTCCGGCCGGCCGCGAGTGCCGCCCTGGAGATCATGCGCGATCTGCCCATGGGCAGCGTGGGGGTATTTTTCCTGCGGGACCGTTGGGAATCCATCGCCCGCCACCGGCTCACCCAGCTGGGGTGCGATCCCGGCCAGCTGGTCCATCCCTATCTGCGCCGCTGCACGCCGGTGGAACGGGAACGGATCCTGGAAACCGTGAACGACTTCCTTGGCACGGGAAGCCTGGTCGAAACGGCGGCCCGGCTGAAGTGCCACCGGAACACCATCGTCAACCGCCTGACGGCCTTCGAAAAGTACACGGGCCTGGACCTGCAAAGGCCCCGGGACGCCGCCGCGGCGCTGCTGGCCCTGCACGGTTCCTAG
- a CDS encoding sugar phosphate isomerase/epimerase, which yields MPRPYTLFTGQWADLPFEEVARLASGWGYDGLEIAVSGDHLDAWRWDEPGYVESKLAILEKYNLKVWAISNHLKGQAVCDDPIDFRHEAIVGSRVWGDGEPEGVRHRAAEEMKHTARLAKALGVDTVVGFTGSSIWQYVAMFPPVPEKVIEAGYQDFADRWNPILDVFDECGVRFAHEVHPSEIAYDYWTTVRTLEAIGHREAFGLNWDPSHMMWQGMDPVSFIWDFKDRIYHVDCKDTKLRPTGRNTVLGSHLPWGDPRRGWDFVSAGRGDVPWEASFRALTAIGYTGPISIEWEDAGMDRLHGAPEALAALKKFDFPPSQTSFDAAFSSQD from the coding sequence ATGCCCCGCCCGTACACCCTGTTCACCGGCCAGTGGGCCGACCTCCCCTTCGAGGAAGTCGCCCGCCTCGCCTCCGGCTGGGGCTACGACGGCCTGGAAATCGCCGTCTCCGGCGACCACCTGGACGCCTGGCGCTGGGACGAACCCGGCTACGTCGAATCCAAACTCGCCATCCTGGAGAAGTACAACCTCAAGGTCTGGGCCATTTCCAACCACCTCAAGGGCCAGGCAGTCTGCGATGACCCCATCGACTTCCGCCACGAGGCAATCGTCGGCTCACGCGTCTGGGGCGACGGCGAGCCTGAAGGCGTCCGCCACCGTGCCGCCGAGGAAATGAAGCACACCGCCCGGCTCGCCAAGGCCCTGGGCGTGGACACCGTGGTCGGCTTCACCGGATCCTCCATCTGGCAGTACGTGGCCATGTTCCCGCCCGTGCCGGAGAAGGTCATCGAGGCCGGCTACCAGGACTTCGCTGACCGCTGGAACCCCATCCTGGACGTCTTCGATGAATGCGGTGTCCGCTTCGCCCACGAAGTCCACCCGAGCGAGATCGCCTACGACTACTGGACCACTGTCCGCACCCTCGAGGCGATCGGCCACCGCGAGGCCTTCGGACTGAACTGGGACCCCTCCCACATGATGTGGCAGGGCATGGACCCGGTCTCGTTCATCTGGGACTTCAAGGACCGGATCTACCACGTGGACTGCAAGGACACCAAGCTCCGCCCCACCGGCCGCAACACCGTCCTGGGCTCGCACCTGCCCTGGGGCGATCCGCGCCGCGGCTGGGACTTTGTCTCCGCCGGACGCGGCGACGTCCCCTGGGAAGCGTCCTTCCGCGCGCTCACCGCCATCGGCTACACCGGCCCCATCAGCATCGAATGGGAAGACGCCGGCATGGACCGCCTCCACGGCGCCCCCGAAGCCCTGGCCGCGCTGAAGAAGTTCGACTTCCCGCCGTCGCAGACGTCCTTCGACGCCGCCTTCAGCAGCCAGGACTGA
- a CDS encoding sugar phosphate isomerase/epimerase, with product MSYSVQLYSVRKPLEEDLPGTIAKLAEIGFTQVEPYNFVATATQLGEALRTNQLTAPSGHAPLLSQDQDAIFAAAKALGIGTVIDPYVPAEQWQNAEDVQAIAAKLNQAAKKGAEYGIRVGYHNHAWELESRIDGQTALEYFAGLLDPELVLEVDTYWVSVGGQDPVELLARLGDRVKLIHIKDGPLTTDTKAQLPAGQGKVAVREVIGAAASLEIGVVEFDDYAGDIFDGLAQSLAFLTGAEAEAKA from the coding sequence TTGTCTTATTCCGTTCAGCTGTACTCGGTCCGGAAGCCCTTGGAAGAGGACCTGCCCGGCACCATCGCGAAGCTCGCAGAGATCGGCTTCACCCAGGTGGAGCCCTACAACTTCGTCGCCACCGCCACGCAGCTGGGCGAGGCACTGCGTACGAACCAGCTGACGGCCCCGTCCGGCCACGCCCCGCTGCTCAGCCAGGACCAGGACGCGATCTTCGCCGCCGCCAAGGCCCTGGGCATCGGCACCGTGATTGATCCCTACGTCCCCGCCGAGCAGTGGCAGAACGCCGAGGACGTCCAGGCCATTGCCGCCAAGCTCAACCAGGCCGCCAAGAAGGGCGCCGAATACGGCATCCGAGTCGGTTACCACAACCACGCCTGGGAGCTGGAGTCCCGCATCGACGGCCAGACCGCGCTGGAGTACTTCGCCGGCCTCCTCGACCCGGAGCTCGTCCTGGAAGTGGACACCTACTGGGTCTCCGTGGGCGGCCAGGACCCCGTGGAACTGCTGGCGCGGCTCGGCGACCGCGTGAAGCTCATCCACATCAAGGACGGCCCCCTCACAACCGACACCAAAGCCCAGCTCCCGGCCGGCCAGGGCAAAGTAGCCGTCCGGGAAGTCATCGGCGCAGCGGCGTCCCTGGAAATCGGCGTCGTCGAATTCGACGACTACGCCGGCGACATCTTCGACGGCCTCGCCCAGAGCCTGGCCTTCCTGACGGGCGCCGAAGCGGAGGCAAAGGCATGA
- a CDS encoding NADPH-dependent FMN reductase, producing MTKIAIITGSTRPGRVNHQVANWVLAQSAARTDAEFEIVDIADFQLPVLDEPYPAGYQNYQNSHTKAFSEKINEFDGYVFVVAEYNHSITGALKNALDYLSVEFNNKAAGFVSYGSMGGARAVEHLRGIASELQLAHVRNQVMFSIFTDFENFSTFTPSETAASGLNPMLDQLVLWTRAMEFARNEALVAAN from the coding sequence ATGACCAAGATCGCCATCATCACCGGCAGCACCCGTCCCGGCCGCGTCAACCACCAGGTCGCCAACTGGGTCCTGGCCCAGAGCGCGGCACGCACCGACGCCGAGTTCGAGATCGTGGACATCGCCGACTTCCAGCTCCCCGTCCTGGACGAGCCGTACCCGGCCGGCTACCAGAACTACCAGAACAGCCACACCAAGGCGTTCTCCGAGAAGATCAACGAATTCGACGGCTACGTGTTCGTGGTTGCCGAGTACAACCACTCCATCACGGGCGCTCTCAAGAACGCACTGGACTACCTGTCCGTCGAGTTCAACAACAAGGCTGCGGGCTTCGTTTCCTACGGTTCCATGGGCGGCGCCCGCGCCGTGGAGCACCTGCGCGGCATCGCCTCCGAGCTGCAGCTGGCCCACGTCCGCAACCAGGTGATGTTCTCGATCTTCACCGACTTCGAGAACTTCTCCACCTTCACCCCCAGCGAGACAGCAGCCTCCGGCCTGAACCCCATGCTGGACCAGCTGGTCCTGTGGACCCGCGCCATGGAATTCGCCCGCAACGAAGCCCTCGTCGCCGCCAACTAG
- a CDS encoding extracellular solute-binding protein: MKMILKAAAAIAATTALAFTLGGCGSSSQAAGGGDTITYWATNQGESVEKDRQILAPALERFTAATGTKVNLEVISWTDMYNRILTAVTSGDGPDVLNIGNTWAVTLQETGAFEPVEGKLLEAIGGKDRFVQSAWGTSGAPGKAPTSIPLYSQAYSLYYNTKLFKEAGITEAPKTWDEFVADAKKLTKDTNGDGKTDQWGITAAAGAVTSGAHQAFIRGLQNGGGLFDDAGKPTFNSAAQTAGVKQWVDLMATDKVMAPADAEISQGSNAVTNLIDGKAAMLFDQNPVKNFKSRDFQDWAVAPMPVVSLSDTGDKATHSFVAGSNVSIFKNSKNKDAAIKLAAFLTSDAEQVYLNDAYTSLPSVKAAYNDPKFQNDAAKQKQNTLAEHAKPMPLISKEGQMETLVGNAVKALFAKAATGTVSQQDIEKALTDANNQMAAAQ; the protein is encoded by the coding sequence ATGAAGATGATCCTCAAGGCTGCTGCGGCCATTGCCGCAACAACAGCGCTTGCATTCACCCTGGGCGGTTGCGGTTCGAGCAGCCAGGCTGCCGGTGGCGGCGACACCATCACCTACTGGGCCACCAACCAGGGTGAATCCGTGGAGAAGGACCGGCAGATCCTGGCCCCGGCGCTGGAGCGGTTCACGGCCGCCACCGGCACCAAGGTCAACCTGGAAGTCATTTCCTGGACCGACATGTACAACCGCATCCTCACCGCCGTCACCAGCGGCGACGGGCCGGACGTGTTGAACATCGGCAACACCTGGGCCGTGACCCTGCAGGAGACCGGCGCCTTCGAACCCGTGGAAGGCAAGCTCCTGGAGGCCATCGGTGGCAAGGACCGCTTCGTCCAGTCCGCCTGGGGAACGTCCGGCGCGCCGGGCAAGGCCCCTACTTCCATCCCGCTCTACAGCCAGGCCTACTCGCTGTACTACAACACCAAGCTGTTCAAGGAAGCCGGGATCACCGAGGCTCCCAAGACCTGGGATGAGTTCGTGGCCGACGCCAAGAAGCTCACCAAGGACACTAACGGCGACGGCAAGACCGACCAGTGGGGCATCACCGCAGCGGCCGGCGCCGTAACCAGCGGCGCCCACCAGGCGTTCATCCGCGGCCTGCAGAACGGCGGAGGCCTGTTCGACGACGCGGGGAAGCCGACGTTCAACAGCGCGGCACAGACCGCCGGCGTCAAGCAGTGGGTGGACCTCATGGCCACGGACAAGGTCATGGCTCCGGCCGACGCCGAAATCTCCCAGGGCTCCAACGCCGTGACCAACCTGATCGACGGCAAGGCAGCCATGCTCTTCGACCAGAACCCCGTGAAGAACTTCAAGTCCCGCGACTTCCAGGACTGGGCCGTGGCGCCCATGCCGGTGGTCAGCCTCAGTGACACCGGGGACAAGGCAACGCACAGCTTCGTGGCCGGTTCCAACGTCAGCATCTTCAAGAACAGCAAGAACAAGGACGCCGCCATCAAGCTGGCCGCCTTCCTGACCAGCGACGCCGAGCAGGTGTACCTGAACGACGCCTACACCTCGCTGCCCTCGGTGAAGGCCGCCTACAACGACCCCAAGTTCCAGAACGACGCAGCCAAGCAGAAGCAGAACACCCTGGCCGAACACGCCAAGCCCATGCCGCTGATCTCCAAGGAAGGCCAGATGGAAACGCTGGTGGGCAACGCGGTGAAGGCGCTCTTCGCCAAGGCCGCCACCGGCACAGTGTCCCAGCAGGACATCGAGAAGGCCCTGACCGACGCCAACAACCAGATGGCTGCTGCCCAGTAG
- a CDS encoding carbohydrate ABC transporter permease, whose protein sequence is MSRTTLEPGAKAAPPNPAVPAVGQPALRKIKKSKLAYWLITPAGILELLIHIGPMLLGIWIAFISLNQLNLTNWLNAPFVGLQNFVNGLNPESTIGQAFFSTLGRTLLYTVVVVGCSWILGMAGAVFLSSNFRGRTVLRTFFLIPYALPAYVGTIAWAFMFNQRDGAVNQILVDVFGLFGGERPFWLLGENSFTAMLIVNIWQLWPFAFLMLLAALQNVPGDVYEAAALDGASLWKQFLTITVPMIKPANVVLLLVMCLWTFNQFNIPFVLFGATSPKEATLISPLIYQNSFGSWNFGLGGAMSVLLLLALLIASASYIRLVMPKEKDNA, encoded by the coding sequence ATGTCCCGCACCACTCTGGAACCCGGCGCCAAGGCCGCCCCTCCAAACCCAGCCGTTCCCGCCGTCGGGCAGCCCGCGCTGCGCAAGATCAAGAAGTCCAAGCTCGCCTACTGGCTCATCACGCCGGCCGGAATCCTCGAACTGCTCATCCACATCGGTCCCATGCTGCTCGGCATCTGGATCGCCTTCATTTCGCTCAACCAGCTCAACCTCACCAACTGGCTCAACGCCCCGTTCGTCGGCCTGCAGAACTTCGTCAACGGCCTGAACCCGGAAAGCACCATCGGCCAGGCCTTCTTCAGCACCCTCGGCAGGACCCTGCTGTACACCGTGGTGGTGGTGGGCTGCTCCTGGATCCTGGGCATGGCCGGCGCCGTGTTCCTGTCCTCGAACTTCCGCGGACGGACGGTGCTCCGCACCTTCTTCCTGATCCCCTACGCCCTGCCCGCCTATGTGGGCACCATCGCCTGGGCGTTCATGTTCAACCAGCGCGACGGCGCGGTGAACCAGATCCTGGTGGACGTCTTCGGCCTCTTCGGCGGCGAGCGCCCGTTCTGGCTCCTGGGCGAAAACTCCTTCACAGCCATGCTGATCGTCAACATCTGGCAGCTGTGGCCGTTCGCCTTCCTCATGCTCCTGGCCGCGCTGCAGAACGTTCCCGGCGACGTCTACGAGGCGGCCGCCCTGGACGGCGCATCCCTGTGGAAGCAGTTCCTGACCATCACGGTTCCCATGATCAAGCCCGCCAACGTGGTGCTGCTGCTGGTCATGTGCCTGTGGACCTTCAACCAGTTCAACATCCCCTTTGTGCTCTTCGGCGCCACCTCCCCCAAGGAAGCCACGCTGATTTCGCCCCTGATCTACCAGAACTCGTTTGGCAGCTGGAACTTCGGCCTGGGCGGGGCCATGAGCGTCCTGCTGCTGCTGGCCCTGCTCATCGCCTCGGCGTCCTACATCCGCCTGGTCATGCCGAAGGAGAAAGACAATGCTTGA
- a CDS encoding carbohydrate ABC transporter permease: MLETRGFRILRNIVLTILTLWVAIPLYVVVATSIKPLSDVSGVFRWIPKEITLAPYFDIWTTVPLGKYFVNSLIVTVCATICSVIVAILAAYAVSRLEFKGKRLFSLTVLSTQMFPGILFLLPLYLIFTQIRNLTGIQLQGSYGGLIVTYLTFTLPFAIWMLSGYLASIPKELEEAAMIDGTGRMGALIRVILPVAKPGIIAVAVYSFIAAWGEVLFASVLTNESTKTLSLGLKAYASETDVFWNQLMAASVVVSLPVLIGFILVQRHLVAGLSAGSVK; this comes from the coding sequence ATGCTTGAAACCCGCGGTTTCCGCATCCTGCGCAACATCGTCCTGACCATCCTCACCCTGTGGGTGGCAATCCCGCTCTACGTGGTGGTGGCGACGTCCATCAAGCCCCTCTCGGATGTTTCCGGCGTCTTCCGCTGGATCCCCAAGGAAATCACCCTGGCCCCGTACTTCGACATCTGGACCACGGTGCCGCTGGGCAAATACTTCGTGAACAGCCTGATCGTGACCGTCTGCGCCACCATCTGCTCCGTGATCGTGGCCATCCTGGCCGCCTACGCCGTGTCCCGGCTGGAATTCAAGGGCAAGCGACTGTTCAGCCTCACCGTGCTGTCCACCCAGATGTTCCCGGGCATCCTGTTCCTGCTGCCGCTCTACCTGATCTTCACCCAGATCCGGAACCTCACCGGCATCCAGCTCCAGGGTTCCTACGGCGGGCTCATCGTCACCTACCTGACGTTCACCCTGCCCTTCGCCATCTGGATGCTGAGCGGCTACCTGGCCTCGATCCCCAAGGAGCTCGAGGAAGCGGCCATGATCGACGGCACCGGCCGGATGGGCGCCCTCATCCGGGTGATCCTGCCCGTGGCCAAGCCCGGCATCATCGCCGTGGCCGTGTACTCATTCATCGCGGCCTGGGGCGAGGTCCTCTTTGCCTCCGTCCTCACCAACGAATCCACCAAGACCCTGTCCCTGGGCCTGAAGGCCTATGCCAGCGAGACCGATGTGTTCTGGAACCAGCTCATGGCGGCCTCCGTGGTGGTCTCCCTGCCGGTGCTGATCGGCTTCATCCTGGTCCAGCGCCACCTGGTGGCGGGCCTCTCGGCGGGCTCGGTCAAGTAG
- a CDS encoding DsbA family oxidoreductase has product MKIEIWSDVACPWCYIGKRRFEAALADFPHKDSVEVQWRSYQLDPSIPGHYDGTELDYLSTRKGMAPAQVSKMFEHVAEQGKGEGLNYRFDNVVVANSFTAHRLIHLAAAHGKQDQAKERLLSDHFEHGKDIGSQEYLTSLGTELGLDAVELAELFTTDKYADAVRKDIAEARAIGVTGVPFFVIDRKYGISGAQPAELFAQALDQAWQEANPLVTVGSSDAESCGPDGCAV; this is encoded by the coding sequence ATGAAGATTGAGATCTGGTCAGACGTCGCGTGCCCGTGGTGCTACATCGGAAAGCGCCGCTTCGAAGCGGCCCTGGCCGACTTCCCGCACAAGGATTCCGTGGAGGTGCAGTGGCGCAGCTACCAGCTGGACCCCTCGATCCCCGGGCACTACGACGGCACCGAGCTCGACTACCTCAGCACCCGCAAGGGCATGGCCCCGGCCCAGGTCAGCAAGATGTTCGAGCACGTCGCCGAGCAGGGCAAGGGTGAGGGCCTCAACTACCGCTTCGACAACGTGGTGGTGGCCAACAGCTTCACGGCCCACCGCCTCATCCACCTCGCAGCGGCGCACGGCAAGCAGGACCAGGCCAAGGAACGCCTGCTCAGCGACCACTTCGAGCACGGCAAGGACATCGGCAGCCAGGAATACCTGACGTCCCTCGGCACCGAGCTGGGGCTGGACGCCGTCGAGCTCGCCGAACTGTTCACCACCGACAAATACGCCGACGCCGTCCGCAAAGACATCGCCGAGGCCCGCGCCATCGGCGTCACGGGTGTCCCGTTCTTCGTGATCGACCGCAAGTACGGCATCTCCGGCGCCCAGCCGGCCGAGCTGTTCGCTCAGGCCCTGGACCAGGCCTGGCAGGAAGCCAACCCCCTGGTGACCGTGGGCAGCTCCGACGCGGAGTCCTGTGGCCCGGACGGCTGCGCCGTCTAA
- a CDS encoding LacI family DNA-binding transcriptional regulator has protein sequence MAKRPTVYDVAERAGVSIATVSFTFSQPHRVKESTRHSVEQAARELGYLPSASARGLARGRTGAIGLFSFAYFDRSAGLRPNAQTPFSDETNADFRMFPLYHDEVQRGVEMECWRRGYVLMVGDAKAAGGETDLADIAGRVDGLAVFPHTLPEDVLLRISKRIPVVELSIPVKDNGLHGVSVDNAGGMAAMTEHLITGHGYKDIVFVGPEGFPDKEQRFLGYSHAMAAAGLARRTLPTAPRGSLASFAAETVGALLSEGTLPEALLCSTDEEALAYMDALASAGVNVPQRIAVTGFDGLVAGLVNRPALTTVRQPMVMLGQTGASLLIDEVTKPSPDPVTKQLPVKLLIRESCGCTAG, from the coding sequence GTGGCCAAGCGCCCCACTGTGTACGACGTGGCCGAGCGCGCGGGTGTCTCGATCGCCACGGTGTCCTTCACGTTCAGCCAGCCGCACCGGGTCAAGGAATCCACCCGGCACAGCGTGGAACAGGCGGCCCGCGAACTGGGCTACCTGCCGAGCGCCAGTGCCCGGGGGCTGGCACGTGGCCGGACCGGCGCCATCGGCCTGTTCTCCTTCGCCTACTTCGACAGGAGCGCGGGGCTGCGGCCCAACGCCCAGACGCCGTTCAGCGACGAGACGAACGCGGACTTCCGCATGTTCCCGCTCTACCATGACGAGGTGCAGCGGGGCGTCGAGATGGAATGCTGGCGCCGCGGCTACGTGCTGATGGTGGGCGATGCCAAGGCTGCCGGCGGCGAGACCGACCTGGCCGACATCGCCGGCCGCGTGGACGGCCTGGCCGTCTTCCCCCACACCCTGCCGGAGGACGTCCTGCTCCGGATCTCAAAGCGCATCCCCGTGGTGGAACTGTCCATCCCCGTGAAGGACAACGGCCTGCACGGTGTCTCCGTGGACAACGCCGGCGGCATGGCGGCCATGACGGAGCACCTGATCACCGGGCATGGCTACAAGGACATCGTGTTTGTGGGGCCAGAAGGATTCCCCGATAAGGAGCAGCGCTTCCTGGGCTACAGCCACGCCATGGCGGCCGCCGGGCTTGCCCGCCGCACCCTGCCCACGGCGCCGCGCGGATCGCTTGCGTCCTTTGCAGCGGAGACCGTGGGCGCACTGCTGTCGGAAGGCACCCTCCCGGAGGCTCTGCTCTGTTCAACGGACGAGGAAGCCCTGGCCTACATGGACGCCCTGGCGTCCGCCGGCGTCAACGTCCCGCAGCGCATCGCCGTGACGGGCTTCGACGGCCTGGTGGCCGGGCTGGTAAACCGCCCCGCCCTGACCACGGTCCGCCAGCCGATGGTGATGCTCGGCCAGACCGGCGCGTCGCTCCTCATCGACGAAGTGACCAAGCCCAGCCCCGACCCGGTCACCAAGCAGCTCCCGGTCAAACTCCTGATCCGCGAAAGCTGCGGCTGCACCGCCGGCTAA
- a CDS encoding GNAT family N-acetyltransferase yields the protein MSQTIREATTDDAGKLAALAAVTFPLACPPSSSPEDIAAHLARTLSEANFAEYLADPDITILAIDAGGELRGYSLLVDRPAQDPDVADALTLLPSAELSKCYVHPEHHGLGAAAELMKATLGRAAGSGAAGVWLGVNSQNAKAIRFYEKSGFRKVGTKTFRLGASVEHDFVMERALP from the coding sequence ATGAGCCAGACAATCCGTGAAGCAACAACGGACGACGCCGGGAAGCTGGCCGCGCTGGCCGCCGTCACCTTCCCGCTCGCGTGCCCGCCGTCGTCGTCGCCTGAGGATATCGCCGCGCACCTCGCGCGGACCCTGAGCGAGGCCAACTTTGCGGAGTACCTCGCCGATCCGGACATCACCATCCTGGCCATCGACGCCGGCGGCGAGCTGCGCGGCTACAGCCTCTTGGTGGACCGCCCGGCCCAGGACCCGGACGTGGCGGACGCCCTGACCTTGCTTCCCTCCGCGGAACTGAGCAAATGCTATGTGCACCCGGAACACCACGGCCTGGGCGCGGCGGCGGAACTCATGAAGGCCACCCTGGGCCGTGCCGCCGGATCCGGAGCAGCCGGCGTGTGGCTGGGCGTCAACAGCCAGAACGCCAAGGCCATCCGCTTCTACGAGAAGAGCGGCTTCCGGAAGGTCGGCACCAAGACGTTCAGGCTTGGCGCCAGTGTGGAGCACGACTTCGTCATGGAGCGGGCCCTTCCCTAG